The following are encoded in a window of Methanobrevibacter ruminantium M1 genomic DNA:
- a CDS encoding right-handed parallel beta-helix repeat-containing protein has protein sequence MDFKKAIPLFALLLLILFIIGSSSAASSDLSSSPADNENLEIDSFDSNEDLTVNTNTNYIESGNNLEIDYKSNSKESVNATNDIKEETVDYNEDISVEKNNLKSSKLSSVYKITESNYSNYFNKSGNILSNVNPGDTLDFSGSFNNKDFKIDIPLTVTSSDGAQFIDCSFKFNKGSDGSNISNLNINSSRLQSPLIYLDSVSNMNVFNNNLFSCASKSYALCFSNVSYSSAYHNTLQTTAFVVGWGHPSAFVLAGANNLNISSNNVIVNDSNGIYFTTYVGDTISANLINENNYIFNNTVHSVRGVEWAVDENGTTPLPSSFCYAIQVMGSGNKLLNNTVYNAYRGISASGSNSVVAGNVVYDIKGNYYSGNTKDDGGDYGINVGPNSIVENNTIYNSHFNKNSGVAISVGSNTTVRYNNITNINGTGADLSKNFIEFSHNRIDNVSDNGIRVKGQYGNTNISDNFINSTDSSITLLRSSKDKYPSRINIENNDFYTDVSPIYYLEGYIGKLTAKDNTLNGSSISDISIDVPSSSETKVSINSTKIDFNESVLIMPTVSAYGLSLEGLVDIIVNSQKIATVPIGSNYTFTPTEAGSFSINANFTGNEEYKPSESAVLILTVTPKETTTSIIISPSTVELNDTVVISPFVRYNGTLLEGFVDILLDGEKLDTVEIGSDYSYVPNSSGSFYISASFSGGNGYGASVSDMLILTVNESSSIEDPDDPTNLTVSSILISPNTVEVNDTVLISPFVRCNGTLLEGLVDILIDGEKLDSVVIGSDYAYVPSTAGTFNISASYAGGNGYEPSVSDIVVLTVNEKQIIDNGTDNNGTDNNGTDTNGTGTNGTDTNGTDNNGTDTNGTDTNGTENNGTDTDQIKIIINDDNYSDYFDNGYPIDLDVDGNYTLIIDSLNNKDIIIPSGFNINIIGKEGSGTINNGTIQLGDGTDEVGDVKISNLTFNNYNKDAIVINEIAYDLTVENNKIIINTEASPGNLYFSVYGINAKGYVDSLAVRDNDIFLNGSAPYLYGVSLGGYGAIANPQNIFVQNNTININSTASMGMAEGIYLDNPINAAVLDNKINIESINDVYVYGMQIADSAFSAIGEGKTGVKSPYDIMIESNDLNLKSKYMVYGITILDYGCDGSLNELGQPMTNMMDLDTTIQNNNLVADSEKAVMGIVGKTYNMSVLCNNLSVIGGSIEGVASHDALGVDNYALGVQYSGKDYTVLVKDNTVSTNVLAEYLNNKDYEAYVSFVNNTIYHIDGPSSGNDTPENGTGDNGTNTNGTDINGTDTNGTDNNGTNNGTNGTNGTDTNNTDNITKRTVKDLQELIDNATSGSVVDLGNFEYLDVSNIDISKDISIVGNNTVIRTAGDGKPVFNIKEGLSSVSISGIEFMANNGDVLIRAKAVNSTSRLAIETPEINIINNTVIKSDDGVVAESVTVLELDSSRCILAPTNDIKVSNNTLEIGMNPFNFVVESVINAADVNVPVGGDLQSKVKSVIHYEDMDTVAVAKADGRVGKYFEVNLTDSDGNPLSGKFVQIGFNGAVYNRTTNETGGVRLQINLGYKGTYTFAISYLGDENYNGSFVVAKIKVSTQNTKITSSSKTYKASAKTKTLTATLKSSVNGNLISGKKLTFTVNGKSYTATTNSKGVASVKVSLSSKKTYSFTVKYAGDDTYSSSSASGKLTIK, from the coding sequence ATGGATTTTAAAAAAGCAATCCCTCTATTTGCTTTATTGCTATTGATTTTATTTATTATCGGCTCTTCAAGCGCAGCTTCAAGTGATCTTAGTTCAAGTCCTGCCGATAATGAAAACTTGGAAATTGATAGTTTTGACTCAAATGAGGATTTAACAGTTAATACGAATACAAACTATATTGAAAGCGGAAATAATTTGGAAATTGATTATAAATCTAATTCTAAAGAATCTGTTAATGCAACAAATGATATAAAAGAAGAAACTGTTGATTACAATGAAGATATTTCAGTTGAAAAGAATAATCTAAAGTCTTCTAAATTGAGTTCTGTTTATAAAATAACAGAATCTAACTACTCTAACTACTTTAATAAAAGTGGAAACATCCTATCTAATGTAAACCCTGGAGATACATTAGATTTTTCAGGTTCATTCAACAATAAGGACTTTAAAATAGATATTCCATTGACTGTTACAAGCAGTGACGGTGCTCAATTCATTGATTGCAGCTTCAAGTTCAATAAGGGCTCTGACGGCTCTAACATATCCAATTTAAACATTAACTCTTCTCGCTTACAAAGTCCGCTTATCTATTTGGATTCTGTCAGCAATATGAATGTATTCAACAACAATCTATTTTCCTGCGCTTCAAAATCCTATGCTCTTTGCTTTAGCAATGTAAGCTATTCCTCTGCATATCACAACACCCTTCAGACTACAGCATTTGTTGTAGGATGGGGACATCCTTCTGCCTTTGTCTTGGCTGGAGCAAATAACTTAAATATCTCCTCAAACAATGTGATAGTCAACGATTCCAACGGAATCTATTTCACTACATATGTTGGAGACACAATTAGCGCGAACTTAATCAATGAAAATAATTATATCTTTAACAATACCGTTCACAGTGTCCGAGGAGTTGAATGGGCAGTTGATGAAAATGGAACCACTCCTCTCCCATCCTCTTTCTGCTATGCGATACAAGTGATGGGAAGCGGTAATAAATTATTGAACAATACGGTCTACAATGCGTATAGGGGCATAAGTGCTTCCGGATCAAATAGTGTCGTTGCCGGAAATGTGGTTTATGATATTAAGGGAAATTATTATAGCGGAAATACAAAGGATGACGGCGGAGACTATGGAATAAATGTAGGACCAAATTCCATAGTTGAAAACAATACAATATATAATTCCCATTTTAATAAAAACTCTGGAGTGGCCATTTCTGTAGGTTCAAATACAACTGTAAGGTATAATAACATAACAAACATCAATGGTACAGGGGCTGATTTGTCTAAAAACTTCATAGAATTTAGCCATAATCGCATTGATAATGTTTCAGATAATGGAATAAGAGTTAAAGGCCAATATGGTAATACTAATATTTCAGATAACTTCATTAATTCAACAGACAGTTCAATCACTTTATTGAGAAGCTCAAAGGACAAATATCCGTCCAGAATCAATATAGAAAATAATGATTTCTATACAGATGTCTCTCCTATCTATTATCTTGAAGGGTATATTGGCAAGCTGACAGCAAAGGACAATACTCTCAATGGTTCTTCCATATCAGATATTAGTATTGACGTTCCTAGCTCTAGCGAAACTAAGGTTTCTATAAATTCAACTAAAATAGATTTCAATGAATCTGTTCTAATTATGCCAACTGTCAGCGCCTATGGTCTTTCACTTGAAGGCCTTGTCGATATAATAGTCAATAGCCAAAAGATTGCAACTGTTCCTATAGGATCTAATTACACTTTCACTCCAACTGAAGCAGGAAGTTTTAGCATAAACGCTAATTTCACAGGTAATGAAGAGTATAAGCCATCTGAATCTGCTGTTTTGATTCTGACTGTGACTCCTAAGGAAACTACCACTTCCATAATAATAAGCCCAAGCACTGTTGAGCTTAATGATACTGTTGTCATTAGTCCTTTTGTTCGCTACAATGGAACTCTTTTAGAAGGTTTTGTTGATATTCTTTTAGATGGTGAAAAGTTAGATACTGTAGAGATAGGCTCTGATTATAGTTATGTTCCTAATAGTTCAGGCAGTTTCTACATCAGCGCTAGCTTTTCTGGCGGAAATGGTTATGGTGCATCTGTTTCTGATATGCTCATCCTTACTGTAAATGAGTCCAGCTCAATTGAGGATCCGGATGATCCAACTAATCTTACAGTCTCTTCAATCCTTATCAGCCCTAACACTGTTGAGGTTAATGATACAGTTCTTATAAGTCCTTTTGTTCGCTGCAATGGAACTCTTTTAGAGGGTCTTGTTGATATTCTTATTGATGGTGAGAAGTTAGATTCTGTAGTTATTGGCTCTGATTATGCTTATGTTCCTTCTACTGCCGGCACTTTTAACATTAGCGCAAGTTATGCTGGTGGAAATGGATATGAGCCATCTGTTTCTGATATTGTTGTTCTTACTGTAAATGAAAAGCAAATTATTGATAATGGTACAGATAATAATGGTACAGACAATAACGGTACTGATACAAACGGAACAGGCACTAATGGAACTGATACTAATGGTACAGACAATAATGGTACTGATACAAACGGAACAGATACTAACGGCACTGAAAATAATGGAACAGATACAGATCAAATTAAAATAATCATAAATGATGACAATTACTCTGATTACTTTGATAACGGCTATCCAATTGATTTAGATGTTGATGGCAATTATACTCTAATTATCGACTCATTAAACAACAAGGACATAATAATTCCATCAGGATTTAATATAAACATCATAGGAAAGGAAGGCTCTGGAACAATAAACAACGGTACAATTCAATTAGGTGACGGCACAGATGAGGTCGGTGATGTAAAGATATCCAATCTGACCTTTAATAATTATAATAAGGATGCTATAGTCATAAACGAAATTGCTTATGATCTAACTGTTGAAAACAATAAGATCATAATAAATACAGAAGCCAGTCCTGGAAACCTATACTTTAGCGTTTATGGAATCAATGCAAAGGGCTATGTTGATTCATTGGCTGTAAGAGACAACGATATTTTCCTAAACGGTTCTGCTCCTTACTTATATGGTGTTAGTTTGGGAGGCTACGGTGCCATAGCAAACCCTCAGAATATATTCGTTCAAAACAATACAATAAATATCAACAGCACTGCAAGTATGGGCATGGCTGAGGGCATTTACTTAGACAACCCTATAAATGCAGCTGTTTTAGACAATAAAATAAATATAGAATCAATCAATGATGTATATGTTTACGGCATGCAGATTGCAGACTCTGCATTCAGCGCCATAGGGGAAGGAAAGACCGGTGTCAAATCCCCATATGACATAATGATTGAATCAAATGACTTGAATCTTAAAAGCAAATATATGGTTTATGGAATAACCATTCTTGATTATGGCTGTGACGGCAGCTTGAATGAATTAGGTCAGCCAATGACCAATATGATGGACTTGGACACTACAATCCAAAACAACAATCTCGTTGCCGATTCTGAAAAGGCAGTTATGGGAATCGTTGGAAAGACCTACAATATGTCTGTTTTATGTAACAATCTGTCTGTAATTGGAGGATCCATTGAAGGAGTTGCATCCCATGATGCATTAGGAGTTGATAATTATGCTCTTGGAGTCCAATACTCTGGAAAGGATTATACTGTTCTTGTAAAGGACAATACAGTTAGCACAAATGTTTTAGCTGAGTATTTAAACAATAAAGACTATGAAGCCTATGTTTCATTTGTTAACAATACAATATATCATATTGATGGCCCATCTAGTGGAAATGATACTCCAGAGAATGGCACTGGTGATAATGGCACTAATACTAATGGAACAGATATTAACGGTACAGACACTAACGGAACTGACAACAATGGCACTAATAATGGTACTAATGGCACTAATGGTACAGATACCAACAATACAGACAATATAACTAAAAGAACAGTTAAAGATCTACAGGAACTTATAGATAATGCAACTAGTGGTTCTGTAGTTGATTTAGGCAACTTTGAATATCTTGACGTATCTAACATTGATATAAGCAAGGATATTTCTATTGTAGGAAACAATACAGTCATCAGAACTGCAGGTGACGGCAAGCCAGTCTTCAATATTAAGGAAGGACTTTCCTCAGTTTCAATAAGCGGAATAGAATTCATGGCAAATAATGGAGATGTACTTATCAGAGCTAAAGCAGTCAATTCAACTAGCAGATTGGCTATAGAAACCCCTGAAATTAATATAATAAATAATACTGTAATCAAGTCAGATGATGGTGTTGTAGCCGAATCAGTCACTGTTCTTGAATTGGATTCTTCTAGATGCATACTTGCTCCAACAAATGATATCAAGGTCTCAAACAACACATTGGAAATTGGAATGAATCCATTTAACTTTGTTGTGGAAAGCGTCATTAACGCTGCTGATGTTAATGTTCCAGTAGGGGGAGACCTTCAAAGCAAAGTCAAATCCGTAATTCATTATGAGGATATGGATACCGTTGCCGTTGCAAAGGCTGATGGAAGGGTAGGAAAATACTTTGAGGTTAATCTGACTGACAGTGATGGAAATCCATTATCTGGCAAATTCGTACAGATAGGATTCAACGGTGCAGTCTATAATAGAACCACAAACGAAACAGGTGGTGTAAGATTGCAGATAAACCTTGGATACAAGGGAACCTATACATTTGCAATAAGCTATCTTGGGGATGAGAATTACAATGGAAGCTTTGTCGTTGCAAAAATCAAGGTAAGCACACAGAATACAAAGATCACTAGCTCATCAAAGACTTATAAGGCAAGCGCAAAGACCAAGACTCTTACTGCAACACTTAAGTCCTCAGTTAACGGCAATCTTATAAGCGGAAAGAAGCTGACTTTCACAGTGAATGGCAAATCATACACAGCAACTACCAATTCAAAGGGAGTCGCTAGCGTAAAGGTCAGCCTTTCAAGCAAGAAAACTTATAGCTTCACTGTAAAATATGCAGGAGATGATACATACTCATCTTCCAGTGCAAGCGGTAAACTTACTATAAAATAA